The Lewinellaceae bacterium genome has a segment encoding these proteins:
- a CDS encoding glycosyltransferase — translation MTDFFLDIFSWMSIGVIFIYPILIRRYLVTWKRLPEWQIPKNWQPKTSVSIIIPARNEENNIEACLQSILGLNYPAVLFDVIVVDDHSDDGTKMIIESFIEKFSKPGSPEIFLLPSKDLDGRGKKAALTSGISKAKGTLIVTTDADCIVPENWLNYLVSYFEDNNAAFIAAPVNFYQEKNLLEQFQSLDYMGMMLITGAGIHGKFGWMSNGANLAYPKTVFETLNGFLGVDHIASGDDMLFMQKVAERYPDQIGFVKSNNATVLSIAKPNWHSFLQQRIRWAGKTGAYRQPQLVFTQSLVFIYCAFIFLWIPLLFFSGWTRLWILAGMIAVKYLADYFLLKTASSFFGRKELMKIFPKAEWLHTIYIFLTGLSSMVKKKHVWKDRKVK, via the coding sequence ATGACTGACTTCTTTTTAGATATCTTTTCATGGATGAGTATTGGAGTAATTTTTATTTACCCAATACTCATTCGTCGTTATTTAGTTACCTGGAAAAGACTCCCTGAATGGCAAATCCCCAAAAACTGGCAACCCAAAACCTCTGTTAGCATCATTATTCCGGCCAGGAACGAGGAAAACAATATTGAAGCATGCCTCCAATCCATCCTCGGGCTAAACTACCCTGCTGTCTTATTCGACGTTATTGTGGTTGACGATCATTCTGACGATGGGACAAAAATGATCATTGAGTCATTTATTGAAAAATTCAGTAAGCCCGGGAGCCCTGAAATTTTCCTATTACCCTCCAAAGATCTTGACGGTCGTGGAAAAAAAGCGGCCCTCACAAGCGGCATTTCGAAAGCCAAAGGAACCCTTATCGTTACCACTGACGCGGATTGTATCGTTCCTGAAAACTGGCTCAACTACCTGGTTTCCTATTTTGAAGATAACAATGCAGCCTTCATCGCGGCTCCCGTAAATTTTTACCAGGAAAAGAATCTCCTCGAACAATTTCAATCCCTCGATTATATGGGCATGATGCTGATCACCGGAGCAGGAATTCACGGTAAATTCGGATGGATGAGCAATGGGGCCAACCTGGCCTATCCAAAAACTGTTTTTGAAACATTGAACGGTTTTTTAGGCGTGGATCACATCGCTTCGGGGGACGATATGCTTTTTATGCAAAAAGTCGCTGAACGTTACCCGGACCAGATCGGTTTTGTGAAAAGCAACAATGCCACCGTGTTGAGCATTGCAAAACCCAATTGGCACTCCTTTCTACAACAGCGCATCCGCTGGGCCGGAAAAACAGGGGCTTACCGTCAACCTCAATTGGTTTTTACCCAGTCCCTTGTTTTTATTTATTGTGCCTTTATTTTTCTTTGGATCCCTCTGCTCTTTTTTAGCGGGTGGACAAGACTATGGATTCTTGCCGGGATGATCGCCGTAAAATACCTTGCCGATTATTTTTTATTGAAAACGGCCAGCAGTTTTTTTGGCAGAAAAGAGCTGATGAAAATTTTTCCAAAAGCAGAATGGCTCCACACGATCTATATCTTTCTAACCGGCTTGTCGTCAATGGTTAAAAAAAAGCATGTGTGGAAAGATCGTAAAGTCAAATGA
- a CDS encoding phenylalanine--tRNA ligase subunit beta — protein sequence MNISLNWLKDYIDINLDPKKVGEILTDIGLEVEGGEEVESVKGGLEGIVIGQVKTCGKHPNADKLSVTKVDIGGEEDLAIVCGAPNVAAGQKVLVATIGTTLYAPDGKAWQIKKGNIRGEVSEGMICAEDELGLGTSHEGIMILPEDTPIGTLAKDYFNLETDYVFEIGLTPNRSDATNHIGTARDLAAALKVNYGYSGSLNMPKVDDFKIDSNDLSIEVVVENTEACPRFSGVAIRNLEIKASPDWLKRRIEAVGVKSINNIVDITNFVLHELGQPLHAYDFHAIKGQKIIVKTLPEGTIFKSLEGTERKLRGEDLMICDGEGKGMCIGGVFGGFDSGIKEGTTDIFLEAAHFNAGYIRRSSMSHNLRTDAAKVFEKGSDPNVTVFALKRAAMLIKALANGVIASDIVDIYPKPIEPVRIKSTYANINRMIGVNIPPERVTFILEAMDMEILEKDDHGFMVAVPTNKADVTREADLIEEILRIYGFNNVPISGHISTAVITGLYPDPNNVRNKIADYLAANGFNEMMAVSLSESRYYKDIMHDVTGENLVYINNTSNVHLDIMRPHMVFSGLEAIARNQNRQSPDLRLFEFGKAYRKINDGYSEIEQLTLFMTGKRHPESWLNDGKAMTSYFTLKAFVTNILNRLGVTTYQSSAIQNDVFSFGMRYHRGEQEIVSFGKLATPLINKLNLKGEVFYAEFNWAPIFKACRKHNIIVESLNKYPSVRRDLALVVEKSVNFIDIASIAAKTGKKLLKDINLFDVYESEKQLGPGKKSYAVSFIFEDPEKTMKDKDIEKIMSQMIQNYESQLGAVIRK from the coding sequence ATGAATATTTCTTTAAACTGGCTCAAAGATTACATAGATATAAACCTGGACCCCAAAAAAGTGGGTGAAATTCTTACCGATATCGGACTTGAAGTGGAGGGCGGAGAAGAAGTTGAATCCGTTAAAGGGGGATTGGAAGGGATCGTGATCGGTCAGGTCAAAACCTGCGGCAAACATCCCAATGCGGATAAACTTTCCGTAACGAAAGTAGATATTGGCGGAGAGGAAGACCTGGCTATCGTTTGCGGTGCCCCCAATGTCGCGGCCGGACAAAAAGTTTTGGTAGCCACCATCGGCACTACTTTATATGCACCTGATGGCAAGGCATGGCAAATTAAAAAGGGAAATATTCGCGGAGAAGTTTCCGAAGGGATGATCTGTGCAGAGGATGAATTGGGACTGGGGACCAGCCACGAAGGGATTATGATTTTGCCGGAAGATACCCCAATAGGGACTTTAGCAAAAGATTATTTCAATCTCGAAACAGATTATGTTTTTGAAATCGGGTTGACCCCCAACCGATCCGATGCCACCAATCATATTGGAACGGCCCGGGATCTTGCCGCTGCCTTGAAAGTTAATTATGGATACAGCGGTTCCCTTAACATGCCTAAAGTCGATGATTTTAAAATCGACAGCAACGACCTTTCTATTGAAGTCGTGGTGGAAAATACCGAAGCATGCCCTCGTTTTTCGGGGGTTGCTATAAGAAATCTGGAGATCAAAGCATCCCCCGACTGGCTCAAGCGGCGTATTGAAGCGGTTGGAGTAAAAAGCATCAACAATATAGTGGATATCACCAATTTCGTTTTACACGAATTAGGTCAACCGCTGCATGCCTATGATTTTCATGCCATAAAAGGACAAAAAATCATTGTAAAAACCCTTCCGGAAGGCACCATTTTCAAGAGTCTTGAAGGAACAGAGCGGAAACTCCGCGGGGAAGACCTGATGATCTGTGACGGTGAGGGCAAAGGCATGTGTATCGGTGGCGTTTTCGGAGGATTTGATTCGGGGATCAAGGAGGGAACCACAGATATTTTCCTAGAAGCGGCACACTTCAACGCAGGTTACATCCGCCGGTCGAGCATGAGCCACAATCTTCGTACCGATGCGGCAAAAGTATTTGAAAAGGGCAGTGACCCCAATGTCACGGTATTCGCGCTAAAGCGGGCGGCCATGCTCATCAAAGCCCTCGCCAACGGAGTAATTGCTTCAGACATCGTAGACATTTATCCGAAACCTATTGAACCGGTAAGGATCAAATCTACTTACGCCAATATCAATCGAATGATAGGCGTGAACATACCTCCTGAAAGAGTCACTTTCATTCTGGAGGCCATGGATATGGAAATTCTGGAAAAAGATGATCATGGGTTCATGGTTGCCGTGCCGACCAACAAAGCGGACGTCACCCGGGAAGCGGATCTAATCGAAGAAATTCTGCGAATTTACGGCTTCAATAATGTGCCCATTTCCGGTCATATTTCTACTGCTGTAATTACAGGACTGTACCCAGACCCGAATAATGTCCGGAATAAAATAGCCGATTACCTGGCGGCAAACGGATTCAATGAAATGATGGCGGTTTCGCTCTCAGAATCACGCTATTATAAAGATATCATGCATGATGTTACCGGGGAAAACCTGGTTTATATCAACAACACTTCCAATGTTCACCTGGACATCATGCGGCCACATATGGTGTTCAGCGGGCTGGAAGCCATTGCGCGGAATCAAAACCGCCAGAGTCCGGATTTGCGGTTATTTGAATTTGGAAAAGCCTACCGAAAAATAAATGACGGGTATAGTGAAATAGAACAGCTGACCCTTTTTATGACGGGCAAACGTCATCCTGAAAGCTGGCTTAATGACGGAAAAGCCATGACCAGTTACTTCACCCTCAAGGCGTTTGTCACCAATATTCTCAATCGCCTTGGCGTCACCACTTACCAGTCCTCAGCGATCCAAAATGATGTTTTTTCTTTTGGAATGCGCTATCACCGTGGAGAGCAGGAAATAGTCTCTTTTGGTAAACTGGCTACCCCCCTGATCAATAAATTAAATTTAAAAGGAGAGGTATTTTATGCTGAGTTCAACTGGGCTCCCATTTTCAAGGCATGCCGTAAACATAACATTATAGTTGAATCTCTAAATAAATATCCTTCCGTAAGAAGAGATTTGGCACTTGTTGTTGAAAAATCCGTAAATTTTATTGATATTGCATCAATTGCGGCGAAGACCGGGAAAAAATTGTTAAAAGACATCAACTTATTTGATGTCTATGAAAGCGAAAAGCAATTAGGCCCTGGTAAAAAGTCTTATGCCGTGAGTTTTATTTTCGAGGATCCTGAAAAAACAATGAAGGATAAGGATATCGAAAAAATTATGTCCCAAATGATCCAAAATTATGAGTCTCAGTTGGGAGCAGTAATTAGAAAATAA
- a CDS encoding TlpA family protein disulfide reductase, whose amino-acid sequence MRSARITSALNTDYDILKTQLNDYNRDKQQLIRQIQQTTNADIINNLKVKLKVVDDQQLNLLDSLKKVNPYFARVVGLNIFPSYENYGQNYTNGLDYFANEFFQFADFKEEVYGRLPWTYEAFKSYATTLSSVGLPNDKHQQILDIALKRVPEGSDAYKLAIGGIMAALNQNNHENYSYFTQKFIDVFKTKDPETTARMQSELNRKKQLQVGGEAPDFSGKTPAGETLTLSDFRGKLVLLDFWASWCGPCRRENPNVVKMYNKYKDKGFDIIGISLDDNKDRWVGAIEQDGLDWHHISDLKKWQSEYAALYGVRSIPHTVLLDQEGKIIARGLRGAALESKVAEILGE is encoded by the coding sequence ATGCGTTCTGCCCGGATCACTTCTGCCCTGAACACGGATTACGATATTCTCAAAACCCAATTGAATGATTATAATCGCGACAAGCAACAATTGATTCGCCAGATCCAGCAAACCACAAATGCTGACATCATCAATAATCTAAAAGTTAAATTGAAAGTCGTCGATGATCAGCAATTGAATTTGCTGGATTCCCTAAAAAAAGTAAATCCATATTTTGCCAGGGTGGTCGGGTTGAATATTTTTCCGAGCTACGAAAACTATGGGCAAAATTATACCAACGGGCTCGATTATTTTGCCAATGAATTTTTCCAGTTCGCGGATTTTAAGGAGGAGGTTTATGGCCGGCTGCCATGGACTTACGAAGCTTTTAAAAGTTATGCCACTACGCTTTCAAGTGTTGGTCTGCCAAATGATAAGCACCAACAGATTCTGGATATAGCACTCAAGCGTGTTCCCGAAGGAAGCGATGCCTATAAACTGGCCATTGGAGGCATCATGGCGGCGCTGAATCAAAATAACCATGAAAACTATTCTTACTTCACCCAGAAGTTTATCGATGTGTTTAAAACAAAGGATCCTGAAACCACTGCACGCATGCAAAGTGAGTTGAACAGGAAAAAACAACTTCAGGTAGGCGGAGAAGCTCCTGATTTTAGTGGAAAGACCCCTGCCGGAGAGACCCTGACACTCTCTGATTTTCGTGGCAAATTGGTGTTGCTCGATTTTTGGGCCAGCTGGTGTGGACCTTGTCGCCGGGAAAATCCGAACGTCGTAAAAATGTACAATAAGTATAAAGATAAAGGTTTTGACATCATCGGGATCAGCCTGGATGATAACAAAGACCGTTGGGTTGGAGCCATTGAACAGGATGGTCTGGACTGGCATCACATCAGTGATCTTAAAAAATGGCAAAGTGAATATGCAGCCCTTTATGGAGTGCGCTCTATTCCTCATACCGTGTTGCTCGACCAGGAAGGCAAGATCATCGCGCGCGGATTGCGAGGTGCAGCACTGGAAAGTAAGGTAGCGGAAATTTTAGGGGAATAA
- the rny gene encoding ribonuclease Y, producing MDIISIGIGVVIGLIVGFIVAKFITGKANKSKIEEMNAKADQIIKEARISASRIESEADMKVEKLISQAEIKNEKTKQRKIQEAKDKFARYRSEFENFKSEQKVEMKEREMEIKALELELKQNQEKFEEGKRSFENQKLEIEAQEAELKTIRENLDTQLKIVAKKKEELSAANELHIKALEQVAKLSEQEAKEQLLDAVKAKAENDSLALRKETIQQAKTTANKEAKKIVIQTIQRMCAEYTIENTVSVFNLESDDLKGQIIGREGRNIRALEAATGAEIVVDDTPEAIIISSFDPIRREVCRLSLKKLVADGRIHPARIEEVVAKTRSQIEEQIIEIGERTVIDLDIHGLNPYLVKMVGRMRFRSSYGQNLLKHSMETANLCAVMAAELGLNPKQIKLAKRAGLLHDIGKVVEEESEMSHAIHGMKLCEKYNEHKVVINAVGAHHDEIEMNNIISPIVQACDAISGARPGARREILESYLKRITELEELALAHEGVQNAYAMQAGRELRVIVESEKVSDQYADDLAFMISEKIQDEMQYPGQIKVTVIREKRAISFAR from the coding sequence ATGGATATAATATCAATAGGCATAGGGGTCGTCATTGGCCTGATTGTGGGTTTTATTGTAGCAAAATTCATCACCGGCAAGGCAAATAAAAGCAAGATCGAAGAGATGAATGCGAAAGCTGACCAGATCATCAAAGAAGCCCGAATTTCCGCCAGCAGAATAGAATCTGAGGCCGACATGAAGGTGGAAAAATTGATCAGCCAGGCTGAAATAAAAAATGAAAAGACCAAACAAAGAAAAATTCAGGAAGCCAAAGATAAATTTGCCCGCTACCGCTCAGAGTTCGAAAATTTCAAAAGCGAACAGAAGGTCGAAATGAAGGAGCGTGAAATGGAAATCAAGGCATTGGAACTTGAATTAAAGCAGAACCAGGAAAAATTTGAAGAAGGAAAAAGATCTTTTGAAAACCAAAAACTGGAAATTGAAGCACAAGAGGCCGAATTGAAAACCATCCGGGAGAATCTGGACACCCAGTTGAAAATTGTCGCCAAAAAGAAAGAAGAGTTAAGTGCTGCCAACGAACTCCATATCAAAGCCCTGGAACAAGTGGCAAAACTCTCTGAACAGGAGGCCAAAGAACAATTACTCGATGCCGTCAAAGCCAAAGCTGAAAATGATTCTCTAGCCTTGAGAAAGGAAACCATTCAGCAAGCCAAAACCACGGCCAATAAGGAAGCCAAAAAGATTGTCATCCAGACCATCCAGCGTATGTGCGCTGAATATACCATTGAAAATACCGTTTCCGTCTTCAACCTCGAATCGGATGACCTTAAAGGACAGATCATCGGTAGAGAAGGCCGTAACATTCGTGCCCTCGAAGCTGCCACAGGCGCAGAAATCGTCGTAGATGATACTCCGGAAGCGATCATCATTTCAAGTTTCGATCCGATCCGGAGAGAAGTGTGCCGGCTTTCATTGAAGAAACTGGTCGCTGACGGCCGTATCCACCCGGCACGTATTGAAGAGGTCGTGGCAAAAACCCGCAGCCAGATTGAAGAACAGATCATCGAAATCGGTGAACGTACCGTTATAGATCTTGATATTCACGGCCTTAATCCTTATCTCGTAAAAATGGTGGGCCGGATGCGCTTCCGTTCTTCTTATGGTCAGAACCTGCTCAAGCACTCTATGGAAACCGCTAATCTTTGTGCCGTGATGGCCGCAGAGCTCGGGCTCAATCCCAAACAAATTAAGCTGGCCAAACGCGCAGGACTATTACACGATATAGGTAAAGTAGTGGAAGAAGAAAGTGAAATGTCACATGCCATCCACGGTATGAAACTTTGTGAAAAATACAACGAACACAAAGTAGTTATCAATGCTGTGGGAGCCCACCACGATGAAATTGAAATGAATAACATCATTTCTCCGATCGTCCAGGCTTGTGATGCCATTTCAGGAGCCCGTCCGGGTGCCCGTAGGGAAATTCTGGAGAGCTACCTCAAGCGAATCACCGAACTGGAAGAACTGGCACTCGCTCACGAAGGGGTGCAAAATGCTTACGCAATGCAGGCAGGCCGTGAATTGCGCGTCATCGTTGAATCAGAAAAAGTTTCTGACCAATACGCAGATGATCTCGCATTCATGATCTCTGAAAAAATACAGGATGAAATGCAATATCCCGGTCAGATCAAGGTGACGGTCATCCGCGAAAAACGAGCTATTTCATTCGCGCGATAA
- a CDS encoding IS110 family transposase — translation MKQSDRFVGIDISKDSFDVCVLSQGALLEESRFNNDAQGWQKFAKNLSDQDLCIIEATGSYHVGLALYLVEHDKRVSVVNPLRVKYFSRLNLKRAKTDRVDAYVIAQYGQVFKPESWTAPPTHLRQLQQLMTVSAQLTKQKTALINQQKNFELVPDPSKEALEIIKCQIVKLEKHLQEIQCLINNSIKEHYKELEASLRSIPGLGPKTVATLILITGGFTKFGSYKALIAYVGLAPRTYESGVSVKGASHICKLGSSYLRKLLYECALSAKRFNPVCKELFERLYIAKKKPFKVAMIAVANKLLKIAFTIAITGQKFDPEYRLKHYFAK, via the coding sequence ATGAAACAATCTGATCGTTTTGTAGGAATTGACATATCAAAAGATAGTTTTGATGTCTGCGTTTTATCACAAGGGGCTCTATTAGAAGAAAGCCGTTTTAATAATGATGCTCAAGGTTGGCAAAAGTTTGCTAAAAACCTTAGTGATCAGGACTTATGCATAATAGAAGCAACGGGATCTTATCATGTAGGGTTGGCATTATATTTAGTTGAGCATGATAAACGTGTTAGTGTAGTCAACCCTTTGCGTGTAAAGTATTTTTCTCGATTGAATCTCAAGAGGGCAAAAACAGATAGGGTAGATGCTTATGTTATTGCCCAGTATGGCCAAGTATTTAAGCCTGAAAGTTGGACAGCTCCACCGACACATTTAAGACAACTTCAACAGTTAATGACAGTTTCTGCACAATTAACAAAACAAAAGACGGCATTAATCAATCAACAAAAAAACTTTGAACTTGTACCAGACCCCAGTAAAGAAGCCCTTGAAATAATAAAGTGCCAAATAGTAAAATTAGAGAAACATTTACAAGAAATACAATGCCTTATCAATAATAGCATTAAAGAACATTACAAAGAATTAGAGGCTTCTTTACGATCAATTCCCGGTTTAGGTCCCAAAACGGTAGCCACCTTAATCCTAATAACTGGAGGCTTTACCAAGTTTGGATCATATAAAGCTTTGATAGCCTATGTGGGGTTAGCTCCTCGGACATACGAGTCAGGAGTAAGTGTTAAGGGAGCTTCACACATCTGCAAGTTAGGGTCATCCTATCTTCGAAAGTTACTTTATGAATGTGCTTTAAGTGCCAAAAGGTTTAACCCTGTATGTAAGGAACTATTTGAAAGACTCTATATTGCAAAGAAAAAACCATTTAAAGTAGCCATGATTGCGGTGGCCAATAAGTTGCTGAAAATCGCTTTCACTATAGCTATAACTGGACAAAAATTTGATCCGGAATACAGACTAAAACATTATTTTGCCAAATAA
- a CDS encoding 1-aminocyclopropane-1-carboxylate deaminase/D-cysteine desulfhydrase — MERLNGAATPVQELQSKRFSDKGIRLFLKRDDLLLDKTAPDFNGNKWRKMKYNLIAARGKGQDTLLTFGGAYSNHIAATAAAAYLLGFKSIGIIRGERPPVLNPTLKKVLEYGMQLEFVSRSAYREKNDSEFISNLHGQYGDFYLLPEGGTNGLALKGCAEIVDEIEADFHSFVPNQSLPDYICCACGTGGTFAGIVSATKGRTKAIGYAALKGGFHTTEVENLLKKHLGNQFADWEICDDYHFGGFAKHQPLLIDFINQFKKTDNIQLEPLYTGKMLFGIFDQIEKGYFAEGSTLLAIHTGGLQGIRGFNERFGNLLDL; from the coding sequence ATGGAAAGACTTAATGGGGCGGCCACTCCTGTTCAGGAATTACAATCAAAACGGTTTTCAGATAAAGGGATTCGTCTTTTCCTGAAACGCGACGATCTGTTGTTGGATAAAACGGCTCCGGATTTTAACGGGAATAAATGGCGTAAGATGAAATACAATCTTATCGCCGCCAGGGGGAAGGGGCAGGATACTTTATTGACGTTCGGCGGCGCTTATTCCAACCACATTGCCGCTACGGCAGCAGCAGCTTACCTTCTCGGATTCAAAAGTATTGGCATCATTCGGGGTGAACGGCCACCGGTGCTGAATCCAACGCTTAAGAAGGTATTGGAATACGGCATGCAACTCGAATTTGTGTCCCGTTCCGCTTACCGGGAAAAAAATGATTCCGAATTCATCAGCAATCTACATGGGCAATACGGAGACTTCTACCTGTTACCCGAAGGGGGGACCAACGGGCTGGCCCTGAAAGGATGTGCTGAAATTGTGGATGAAATTGAAGCTGACTTTCATTCCTTCGTGCCCAATCAATCTCTTCCTGATTATATCTGTTGCGCCTGCGGCACAGGAGGAACTTTTGCCGGAATCGTTTCCGCAACCAAGGGCCGGACAAAGGCCATAGGATATGCCGCGCTGAAAGGCGGTTTTCATACAACGGAAGTGGAGAATTTACTGAAAAAACACTTGGGGAACCAATTTGCTGACTGGGAAATCTGCGACGATTATCATTTTGGTGGGTTTGCCAAACACCAACCACTCTTGATTGACTTTATCAACCAATTCAAAAAAACAGACAACATTCAATTAGAACCCCTTTATACCGGCAAAATGCTTTTTGGTATTTTTGACCAGATAGAAAAAGGTTATTTTGCTGAAGGTAGCACCCTGCTCGCCATACATACCGGAGGCTTACAGGGCATTCGCGGGTTTAATGAGCGGTTTGGAAATCTGCTCGACTTGTAA
- a CDS encoding cell division protein ZapA: MDGHDVKNITVVIAGRPYPLKVQERDEPSIRKIVNEINEKVNDFQLTYTNKDKQDCLAMAALTFAVDNYKTRLSNVALEDDVLVQRLENIDILLEQLLK; this comes from the coding sequence ATGGACGGGCACGATGTTAAAAACATAACGGTTGTTATTGCCGGCAGACCCTACCCGCTAAAGGTTCAGGAAAGGGATGAACCGTCCATCAGAAAAATAGTGAATGAAATCAATGAAAAAGTAAATGATTTTCAATTGACATACACTAATAAAGACAAACAGGATTGCCTCGCGATGGCAGCACTAACCTTCGCAGTCGATAATTATAAAACCCGCTTGTCCAACGTAGCCCTCGAAGATGATGTTTTAGTTCAAAGGCTGGAAAATATTGATATTTTGCTTGAACAATTACTTAAATAA